ttctcttcctttgctcCAGTAATTAGTAAAACTGTATGAAGTTTTATAAATCCTCACagtttatatgtattttaacccagtacataatatataaaatagccAGGAgcttcaataaaaatgaatattaggAGCtgttagaataagaaaaaaatgacagaggAAAACTGAAAGGGAGAACTGAAAGTGGGAAATTCCTCTGAGGCAGAAAGGACCATCCCTTATAAATAGCACGGACCATGAAGGAAGATCATTCTCACTGCAGCCTTTGGCAGCCTTTGCCTCATCTTGCAGGTATCAGCCATCACCAGCTCAGCTTCCATCATGACCAACAGGTGGATCCTCCACGCTGCGCTCCTGCTGTGCTTCTCCACCACAGCCCTCTCCATCGACTATGAGGAGCTCCAGTTCCAACAAAGCACAAGGATTCGGACATGTGAGACGCTCCTGAGGCAGCTGAATGGAAAGATCAACCTCAGCTACAGGACGAACTTCAAGAACCCTATGGTTACGATACAACCATCACAGATGGAGAAGAGTTACACTGTCTTTGCCATCCAGGTGATGCTCCAGaatgtctttcttctcttcagaaGCAATTTCTCCAGCACTGGGTGGAATGAGACTATTGTTGAAAGCCTCTTGGATGAACTCCACCAGCAGACAGAGTTTCTGAATAAAACACtagaagaaaagcaagaggaaAGATTGACTTGGGAGACATCCACGACGATTCGACGCCTGAAGAGCTACTACTGGAGGATGCAAAGTTACCTTAAAGACAAGAAGTACAACAGCTATGCCTGGATGGTGGTCCGAGCAGAAATCTTCAGGAACTTTAACATCATTCTAAGACTTACTGGAAACTTCCAGAACTGAAGAGCTGTCAGCCGATGCCTCTGAGAGCTGATGATGGTCGCAGGCGATCTTTAAGCATCAGAGACTGACTTTGTGACTGGTAGTGAACCTACTGCATTTGAAAGGTCAAAGGAAAACagtgaatttttattaatttataatttaaattattttctactcTTTATTTAAACCTTTaacctcagaaaaataaaatatttataatacaaaaGTCAACATGGCAGTTTAATTTCTACTGATTTCTTTAGCCATCTATATTAATAATTGCTGGACACTTCTTATAAAGGGTTTTTCATAAAGtactcctaaaaaaaaaagtagtgtaGTTTCTGGCTCCTGCATTTGAGGAATTTAAAATCAAAGGAAGACACATGCATTATACAAGGTAAGAAACAATGGGAAACCTAAAGTTTCTAGGGAAATGATTGTGATATCACCTGCTATGGGACTGATAAAGGAAGTGGCAAGCAGGTGGCTCTGAAGCCAGAACCTGGGGTACTGTCTGCTTCTACCCTATTCCTGGGGCTCTGAGCTTATAAAGTTAGAACCTGCTTGGGCATTTGAGGTGGCCCAGTAGAACATATCAGCTGTTTTATTTACCCAAAAATCTTTGCTATCAGAGAAATGATCTGCCCTGCAGgtttattaaatgtatatatgccTCCAAGCCTACGGATGAGGAGCCCCTAAACACTCCTACCCTTACTAAATGCAAATGCCTTTACCTTGCTCCTCATGATTTCTTGGGGAAGCTGAGGGTATTTGCCCCTTCTTTACTCAACATCTGCATAGTCTTGTTCTTCATCTACCTCTCAGAATTATCTGCTCCTGGCCCCTCAACTTTGTTCACACAGAGTCCTGGGTtcattcttctggcttccatcttTTCTGCAACTCTCAGAGCCGAATTCAAGATGGATGGATCAAATCAAACCTGGTCTCTAAGTGGGAAGCAAGACAGTATATGCAAAAGGGACATTCAGGGAAGACAGGCAACACCAATGTCTCCAACAACTGTCTTGAGAAAAATCAAACTTTTAAGGAATTCTTCTGGTATCTGGCCAGCATATGCCAACTGGTGAGGTTTTGTTCCTGTACCCAACCCTTAGAAGCTTGGGCTTTTATGACTCCTACTGCCACATGCAAACAGTTATGGACACAAGTGATTTGATCCCCTTCACACATGCCTCTTGGGTGGAAATAATTCTGTTACTTCATGTTCCTGGGCAGCCAGGAACCTAAGTCTCAAAAGGATGTAGTAATTGCTCTTAGTTCTTCTTGCTAACAAACGAAGGGTTTCCAGAGGCAGTACAATGTGAAGAATCATGGAGGTTGAGGCATTTTCTCTGAGACCATTACAAAACTTTAAGATCTTCATCTAAAAATTCCTCCTTAGTAGAATTCTGGCAGGGGACAAGCTACTACTGTGCTGACAGCACGGGGTGAAACTAAGAAGGGTGAAACTAACAAGGAGCCTGCACCCGTGAGTCCAAAACAATAAAATGCCCTGAAAACACAGTTCTTGTCTTCTGCAGCTTCCTACCTCAGCCCTCCCAGGAGCTTTTCTTCAGCACAGCTTCCTTCTGCCTGGGAGTCAAGCACGAGTTCAGCCTACAGAAGTGCATAGGCTAGGCAGAGTCCAGAACAGCCAAGAGAATGGTGTATGTTGCTGTCTTCTCTGGGCCATACAGATAAACTGGGAGGAAGCTATTTCTGCATAACTTAAAATAAGGTCCTGGCTGAGCTTACTAGCTATCCAGAATGCTGAAAGTATGTCCATCACCAACGGAGAATAAGTGAAAAATCCTCCAAAGAGCAAAGTTCTTCTCAGAAGAACCCAAGCATAAAGCTCCATATGCTGAAGCAGGCAACTGTGCATGTGCGCTGTGGTGAGGTAATATTATTTTAGCTGGCATCAGAACGCTCATAAGCATGATAGTCTAGGAAGATACCTACAAAGACTTGATGTAGAAGGGTGGTCCTAGAAGTTTTAAGTATAGCACcacaaaagacagaaaggcatctatgtGATGCTGTTTAAGAATCAGCATGTTGGTGTCTTCATGAATAGAACTTCAGTTCCTCCTCAGTGCAGCTGTGGTACAAGGTAGGA
Above is a window of Arvicanthis niloticus isolate mArvNil1 chromosome 5, mArvNil1.pat.X, whole genome shotgun sequence DNA encoding:
- the Ifnb1 gene encoding interferon beta, with amino-acid sequence MTNRWILHAALLLCFSTTALSIDYEELQFQQSTRIRTCETLLRQLNGKINLSYRTNFKNPMVTIQPSQMEKSYTVFAIQVMLQNVFLLFRSNFSSTGWNETIVESLLDELHQQTEFLNKTLEEKQEERLTWETSTTIRRLKSYYWRMQSYLKDKKYNSYAWMVVRAEIFRNFNIILRLTGNFQN